Proteins from one Sylvia atricapilla isolate bSylAtr1 chromosome 1, bSylAtr1.pri, whole genome shotgun sequence genomic window:
- the NAPRT gene encoding nicotinate phosphoribosyltransferase: protein MAPLADLYQVSMAYGHWRAGRHRAPAAAELFFRRPPFRGSFALGAGLAEGLRGLRAFRFSAADVAYLRSVLPSTTDDAFFDYLATLDASEVTVTAIPEGSVVFPRVPFLQVKGPLLVVQLLETTLLCLVNYASLVATNAARFRLLAGPDMKLMEMGLRRAQGPDGALSASKYSYIGGFDCTSNILAGKLYGIPVRGTIAHSFVMSFSCLEEVQPRDLPPRAGGDPVDLADLAVSWLQRVCDLLQTPPGKANQGELAAFVSYAVTFPCDFQGLLDTYCVRRSGLPNFCAVALALHQLGYQAIGVRLDSGDLAQQSKEIREVFRACGAHFQVPWFGTIPIAVSNDISEQSLEEFRRKGSEIDMIGIGTNLVTCPLQPSLGCVYKLVEVNGSPCLKLTEDEEKMTIPGMKAIYRLYDAAGHPFMDLMALEEEPSPSAGQELGIHVLGQLGETTKVIPSTVEPLHRTYFRDGQVCEPLPSLPEVRTHAQVSLNLLSPAHRRLHEPKPYPVAVTERLHQLFLELRQGSH, encoded by the exons ATGGCGCCGCTGGCCGACCTGTACCAGGTGTCCATGGCCTACGGGCACTGGCGCGCCGGGCGACACcgcgccccggccgccgccgaGCTCTTTTTCCGCCGCCCGCCTTTCCGCGGCTCCTTCGCGCTCGGCGCCGGCCTGGCCGAGGGGCTGCGGGGGCTCCGAGCCTTCCGCTTCTCCGCTGCCG ATGTCGCGTACCTGcgctctgtcctgcccagcaCCACAGATGACGCCTTCTTCGACTACCTGGCCACCCTGGACGCCTCCGAGGTGACAGTCACCGCCATTCCCGAGGGCTCCGTCGTCTTTCCCAGG GTGCCGTTCCTGCAGGTGAAGGGACCGCTCCTGgtggtgcagctgctggagaccACCTTGCTGTGCCTGGTCAACTACGCCAG CCTGGTGGCCACCAACGCTGCCAGATTCCGTCTCCTCGCCGGCCCGGACATGAAGCTGATGGAGATGGGGCTCCGGCGCGCGCAGGGGCCGGACGGAGCCCTCTCGGCATCCAAATATTCCTACATCGGGG GCTTCGACTGCACCAGCAACATCCTGGCGGGAAAACTCTACGGGATTCCCGTGCGCGGAACCATCGCCCACTCCTTCGTCATGTCCTTCAGCTGCCTGGAGGAGGTGCAGCCACGG GATCTGCCGCCTCGGGCCGGAGGAGATCCCGTGGATCTCGCAGACCTGGCCGTGTCCTGGCTGCAGCGGGTTTGTGACCTGCTCCAGACTCCTCCTGGCAAGGCCAACCAGGGCGAGCTGGCCGCCTTCGTGTCGTACGCTGTCACCTTCCCGTGCGACTTCCAGGGATTGCTGGACACCTATTGTGTCAGGAG GAGTGGTTTGCCCAATTTCTGTGCCGTGGCCTTGGCACTGCACCAGCTGGGATACCAGGCCATTGGAGTGCGCCTGGACAGCGGGGACCTGGCCCAGCAATCCAAGGAAATCCGGGAAGTGTTCCGAGCCTGCGGAGCTCA cttcCAGGTGCCCTGGTTTGGGACCATCCCCATCGCCGTCAGCAACGACATCAGcgagcagagcctggaggagTTCAGGAGGAAG ggGAGCGAGATCGACATGATCGGCATTGGGACCAACCTGGTGACGTGTCCCCTGCAGccatccctgggctgtgtcTACAAG CTGGTGGAGGTCAATGGCTCCCCATGCCTGAAGCTCACAGAGGATGAGGAGAAGAtgacaattccagggatgaagGCGATCTATCGGCTCTATGATGCTGCTG GTCACCCCTTCATGGACCTCATGGCTCTGGAAGAGGAGCCGTCGCCCAGCgcggggcaggagctggggatcCATGTCCTGGGGCAGCTTGGGGAGACCACCAAGGTCATTCCCAGCACCGTGGAGCCCCTCCATCGCACCTACTTCAGGGATGGCCAG gtgtgcgagcccctgcccagcctgcccGAGGTCAGGACCCACGCCCAGGTGTCCCTCAACCTGCTCAGCCCCGCTCACCGCCGGCTCCACGAGCCAAAGCCTTACCCG GTGGCCGTGACGGAACGGCTGCACCAGCTCTTCCTGGAGCTGCGTCAGGGCAGCCACTGA